A window from Gasterosteus aculeatus chromosome 14, fGasAcu3.hap1.1, whole genome shotgun sequence encodes these proteins:
- the LOC144388287 gene encoding metal transporter CNNM3-like produces MSEKVLFHLLRHPSVNQEVPFDPNNRLSAAHYLYTRNHPVDYFILLLQGRVEVEIGKEGLKFENGAFTYYGVSALTLPSSVHQSPVSTQCLSPRDPFESADATSPSSYCPDYTVRALSDLQLIRVTRLQYLNALMASRVGHSPDPPEIKILPNSQTKLLNDRNSQPEFPVNFSFFDTIENYCGSSAQVSSTEEEAHG; encoded by the exons ATGTCCGAGAAGGTCCTGTTCCACCTGCTGCGTCACCCCAGCGTCAACCAGGAGGTTCCCTTCGACCCGAACAACCGGCTGAGCGCGGCTCACTACCTGTACACGCGCAACCACCCGGTGGACTacttcatcctgctgctgcag GGTCGCGTGGAGGTGGAGATCGGGAAGGAGGGGCTGAAGTTCGAGAACGGAGCGTTCACGTACTACGGCGTGTCCGCGCTGACGCTGCCCTCTTCAG tgcacCAGTCTCCTGTGTCGACCCAGTGTCTCTCTCCCAGGGATCCCTTCGAGTCCGCCGACGCCACAAGTCCGTCCAGCTATTGTCCCGACTACACCGTCCGAGCCCTCAGCGACCTGCAGCTCAtacgg GTGACTCGTCTCCAGTACCTGAACGCTCTCATGGCGTCACGGGTCGGTCACagtccagatcctccagagattaaGATCCTGCCCAACAGTCAGACCAAGCTGCTCAACGACAGAAACTCACAGCCAG AGTTCCCCGTCAACTTTTCCTTCTTTGATACCATTGAGAATTACT GTGGCAGCAGCGCCCAGGTGAGCTCCACAGAAGAGGAGGCTCATGGGTAA
- the LOC120813858 gene encoding uncharacterized protein LOC120813858, whose amino-acid sequence MEKVKKEILIILKELKEEDFKEFKWHLENHRSPEDHRSIPRSDLENKDRMDTVDLMEKYYGKDSVQVAVEVLKEIQMNDLAEKLSKMNFNPTGEPNPVGGDGGQGTSKTDNMDPGSMPCLINSEKHKASKTEIL is encoded by the exons atggagaaagtcaaGAAGGAGATCCTCATCATTTTAAAGGAGCTCAAGGAGGAGGACTTCAAAGAGTTCAAGTGGCACCTGGAGAACCATCGAAGCCCAGAAGACCACCGATCAATCCCACGCAGTGACCTGGAGAACAAAGACAGGATGGACACGGTGGACCTGATGGAGAAGTACTACGGCAAAGACTCTGTTCAGGTGGCCGTGGAGGTTTTGAAAGAGATTCAAATGAACGATCTGGCCGAAAAATTATCCAAAATGAACTTTAACCCTACGG gCGAACCGAATCctgtgggaggagatggaggtcaaG GCACcagcaaaacagacaacatgGACCCAGGAAGTATGCCATGTTTAATCAActcagaaaagcacaaagcaagtAAAACTGAGATACTTTGA